Proteins co-encoded in one Corylus avellana chromosome ca9, CavTom2PMs-1.0 genomic window:
- the LOC132161902 gene encoding L-type lectin-domain containing receptor kinase IV.1-like, protein MLSIAMFMSNLVLLMPLLISLVASEYTSFTYHGFRSANVILDGTAEITSNGLLKLTNNDTARQMGHAFYPYPVSFKKSLNGTASSFSTTFVFAIAPEYRGLGGHGIAFVIAPTRGLPGALPSQYLGLFNSRNNGNATNHVFAIELDTVQDFEFDDIDDNHVGIDINGLKSEKSATAGYYVDDFYESYSTPVRLRGGQQIQVWVEYDGVEKQINVTLAPLTVDKPVAPLLSLSRDLSPIIKDNMYVGFSSSTGLLVSSHYVLGWSFKVNGHTPELVIYKLPMVPWISRDKRMSKFLTIGLPVMVTCLVLVAISSVIRVIRRKMKFAELLDDWELDYGPQRFKYYHLFVATKGFSENELLGRGGFGKVYRGVLPTSYIEIAVKRISHESRQGMREFVAEIASMGRLRHRNLVPLLGYCRRKGELLLVYDYMPNGSLDKYLFHQPTLTLGWSQRFGIIKGVASGLFYLHEEWEQVVVHRDVKASNVMLDGELNARLGDFGLARFYDRGSDPQPTRVVGTLGYMAPELYRSGKATTSTDVFAFGAFLLEVACGRRPIERTEDVLLLDWVFSQLNRGEILEAGDPNLGTDYVAEEVELVLKLGLLCSNSEPAARPSMRQVVQFLEGDVPLPELPSVGLYASGLSFAMSYPVASMDKVFTPLSFVADSLLSGGR, encoded by the coding sequence ATGTTGAGTATAGCCATGTTCATGTCCAACCTAGTATTGCTTATGCCTCTCCTAATCAGCTTAGTAGCCTCCGAATATACCAGCTTCACCTACCACGGGTTTAGATCGGCAAATGTAATCCTAGACGGCACAGCAGAAATCACTTCTAATGGCCTTTTGAAGCTCACAAATAATGATACAGCGCGTCAAATGGGTCATGCTTTCTACCCCTATCCAGTAAGTTTCAAGAAATCGTTGAATGGCACCGCTTCCTCCTTCTCTACGACCTTTGTATTTGCTATCGCTCCTGAATATCGCGGTTTGGGCGGTCATGGAATTGCTTTCGTGATTGCTCCCACAAGAGGGCTCCCTGGAGCACTCCCAAGCCAGTACCTTGGCCTTTTCAATAGTAGGAACAACGGTAATGCCACCAATCATGTTTTCGCAATAGAGCTCGATACCGTCCAAGACTTCGAGTTTGATGACATCGATGATAACCATGTTGGGATTGATATAAATGGGTTGAAGTCCGAGAAATCTGCTACGGCAGGATACTATGTTGATGATTTCTATGAATCGTACTCAACTCCCGTTAGACTTCGAGGTGGCCAGCAAATTCAAGTTTGGGTGGAATACGATGGTGTCGAGAAGCAAATCAATGTTACTTTAGCTCCACTTACTGTCGATAAACCCGTTGCTCCGCTCTTGTCTTTGTCCCGTGATCTATCACCGATCATTAAAGACAACATGTATGTTGGCTTCTCGTCCTCAACTGGCCTGTTGGTATCAAGCCATTACGTTTTGGGTTGGAGCTTTAAGGTGAACGGCCATACTCCAGAACTCGTCATTTATAAACTTCCCATGGTGCCATGGATATCAAGAGATAAACGGATGTCTAAATTTTTGACAATAGGGTTGCCTGTGATGGTTACTTGTTTAGTCTTGGTAGCAATTTCAAGCGTAATTCGTGTCATAAGAAGGAAGATGAAGTTTGCAGAATTGCTGGATGACTGGGAGCTTGACTATGGGCCTCAGAGGTTCAAATACTATCATCTTTTTGTTGCTACAAAAGGATTTAGTGAGAACGAGCTATTGGGTAGGGGTGGATTTGGTAAGGTTTATAGAGGTGTACTCCCTACCTCCTATATTGAGATTGCGGTGAAGAGGATCTCCCATGAATCAAGGCAGGGAATGAGAGAATTTGTTGCAGAAATTGCCAGTATGGGTCGGCTCCGTCACAGGAATTTAGTACCACTCTTGGGGTATTGCCGGCGAAAGGGAGAGCTGCTTTTGGTGTATGACTACATGCCCAATGGAAGCCTAGACAAGTACCTCTTTCACCAACCTACGCTCACTCTGGGTTGGAGCCAGAGATTTGGAATTATAAAAGGTGTAGCGTCGGGGCTGTTTTATCTACACGAAGAATGGGAGCAAGTTGTTGTTCATAGAGATGTCAAGGCTAGTAATGTCATGCTGGATGGTGAGCTGAATGCTAGATTAGGAGACTTTGGTCTAGCAAGATTTTATGACCGTGGAAGTGACCCTCAGCCGACCCGTGTGGTTGGAACCCTTGGGTATATGGCGCCGGAGCTTTATCGAAGCGGCAAGGCCACAACAAGCACCGATGTGTTTGCCTTCGGGGCCTTTTTGCTTGAGGTTGCTTGTGGAAGAAGGCCAATAGAGCGAACAGAGGATGTCCTTTTGCTTGATTGGGTGTTTTCTCAATTGAACCGAGGCGAAATTCTTGAGGCAGGGGATCCAAATTTGGGCACAGATTATGTAGCAGAGGAAGTAGAGTTGGTATTGAAACTTGGGTTGCTGTGCTCTAATTCAGAGCCTGCAGCTAGGCCAAGCATGCGCCAAGTTGTGCAGTTCTTGGAGGGGGATGTTCCTCTTCCAGAGTTACCGTCCGTTGGTCTTTATGCCAGTGGCTTATCGTTCGCCATGTCTTATCCGGTGGCTTCTATGGACAAGGTGTTCACGCCTTTGTCTTTCGTTGCAGATTCGCTTCTCTCGGGCGGTCGCTGA